Proteins from one Camelina sativa cultivar DH55 chromosome 8, Cs, whole genome shotgun sequence genomic window:
- the LOC104709810 gene encoding uncharacterized protein LOC104709810: MLKPQGYVALPKVLKLDPEHYGHWKVSVKQVIQSIDMEAWFAVEDGWTQPMVKDDNGVLMAKPRKQCTAEEKAEFNSVQLCVFVKEAWDILQVTFEGTSNVKRTCLDNLASNFEILSMEEGETIAGCSSHLSSISQEAVVMGKHYKDKKLVKKFLRSLPDKFQPHRSTIDVSLNLDELKFSQVVGMMQSFDMQLKKKEQRAERSFALKDVETQKNTEAHDIADEEKVGLLVRKFFQKMERSQRRGSSSTIRADSEKDFKRGEKQECQCMECEEYIHLRVECPNNKRKGSMQCYGCKGYGHTKAECPTKESRSKSFVVWSDSESGDDEQDGEVLNNYVALLGVIEEDEVVEQAVKVQPAVVSDSEDDKAEVSAEEQVTLLISIMVQKKQEYDKLVAEKEALTSKLTLLSTEIEEEKSQRLEKQLDEQLKNIKILSKGTKDLDTILSSGRVGNMKWGLGYQGNDASTSTKFVKGLSSVNKDVAPTEPKAQVTVPSKDNHQQTRAQQAYGPVFSVLRSRRNGCWYCGNLSHFKAQCYGYNNRMSRVTQQEPLYVKKSDIYCNVAHPEDKFGSEQKKWYFDSGCSRHMIWAHTNLSEFENVATGRVTFGDGAKGVIKGKGVTGGNTQPNLKDVFLIDGLKANLISVSQLCDEGLDVIFTKWDCQAVEQQGSVKLEGKRSVCNKGKQVKVSHKAVPDVRTRHVLELVHMDFMNPIRVHIGGGAGGAVGGGAGGVVGGGATGSVGGAVGGGVGAGGAVXQRNKGS, translated from the exons ATGTTGAAACCACAAGGGTATGTTGCGCTACCAAAAGTTCTGAAACTGGATCCAGAGCACTATGGACATTGGAAAGTGTCAGTCAAACAGGTTATTCAAAGCATTGACATGGAAGCCTGGTTTGCTGTTGAAGATGGCTGGACTCAACCGATGGTTAAAGATGACAATGGTGTGTTGATGGCCAAACCTCGGAAACAATGCACTGCGGAAGAGAAGGCTGAG TTTAACAGTGTCCAATTATGTGTGTTTGTGAAAGAAGCTTGGGATATTCTCCAAGTTACCTTCGAAGGAACTAGCAATGTGAAGCGGACATGCCTGGACAATCTGGCCTCAAATTTCGAAATTCTGTCCATGGAAGAGGGTGAAACCATTGCTGGTTGTAGCAGTCATTTAAGTTCTATCTCACAGGAGGCGGTAGTCATGGGTAAGCATTATAAAGATAAGAAGTTGGTGAAGAAGTTCCTCAGGAGTTTACCAGATAAGTTTCAACCACACAGATCTACTATTGATGTCTCTTTAAACTTGGATGAACTGAAGTTCAGTCAAGTCGTTGGAATGATGCAATCGTTTGACAtgcagctgaagaagaaggaacaacgTGCTGAACGATCATTTGCTCTGAAGGATGTTGAAACACAGAAGAATACTGAGGCACATGATAttgcagatgaagaaaaggTTGGGTTACTAGTGAGGAAGTTTTTTCAGAAGATGGAGCGTAGTCAGCGCAGAGGATCTTCATCTACGATTAGAGCTGATTCAGAAAAGGACTTTAAGAGGGGTGAAAAGCAAGAATGTCAATGCATGGAGTGTGAAGAATACATACATCTCAGGGTGGAGTGTCCTAACAACAAGCGCAAAGGATCAATGCAGTGTTATGGGTGCAAAGGATATGGACACACCAAGGCTGAATGTCCTACCAAAGAGAGTAGATCCAAATCGTTTGTTGTCTGGAGTGATAGTGAATCTGGCGATGATGAGCAAGATGGTGAAGTGCTCAATAACTATGTGGCCTTATTGGGAGtcattgaggaagatgaagtgGTAGAGCAGGCTGTGAAAGTTCAACCAGCTGTTGTATCAGACTCAGAAGATGACAAAGCAGAAGTGTCAGCTGAAGAACAAGTTACCCTGCTCATTTCAATTATGGTTCAGAAAAAACAGGAATATGATAAACTGGTAGCTGAAAAAGAGGCTTTGACTTCAAAACTCACATTGTTATCCACCGAAATCGAGGAAGAAAAGTCTCAGAGACTTGAGAAGCAACTGGATGAGCAGctgaaaaacatcaaaatattGAGCAAAGGAACAAAGGATCTTGACACCATTCTAAGTAGTGGGAGAGTGGGCAATATGAAGTGGGGACTCGGTTATCAAGGTAATGATGCCTCAACATCCACTAAGTTTGTCAAGGGCCTGAGCTCAGTGAACAAAGATGTTGCACCTACCGAACCAAAGGCACAAGTAACCGTACCATCTAAGGATAATCATCAGCAGACAAGAG CTCAGCAGGCATATGGACCAGTCTTCAGTGTTCTTCGAAGTCGAAGGAATGGGTGTTGGTATTGTGGAAATCTCAGTCACTTTAAGGCACAGTGTTATGGGTACAACAATCGCATGTCAAGGGTTACCCAACAAGAGCCGCTGTATGTCAAGAAGAGTGATATTTACTGTAATGTAGCTCATCCTGAGGATAAATTTGGGTCTGAACAGAAGAAGTGGTATTTTGATAGTGGTTGTTCCAGACATATGATTTGGGCTCACACCAATTTGTCAGAGTTTGAGAATGTAGCTACTGGGCGTGTTACCTTTGGAGATGGAGCAAAAGGAGTAATCAAAGGTAAAGGTGTTACTGGTGGAAATACCCAACCCAATCTCAAAGATGTGTTTCTTATTGATGGTCTGAAGGCGAACCTCATCAGTGTCAGTCAGCTGTGTGATGAAGGTTTGGATGTTATTTTTACTAAGTGGGACTGCCAAGCTGTTGAACAACAAGGGTCTGTGAAACTCGAAGGCAAGCGATCTG TATGCAACAAAGGGAAACAGGTAAAAGTGTCACACAAAGCTGTTCCTGATGTTCGCACTAGACATGTCCTAGAACTAGTTCACATGGATTTCATGAATCCAATTCGTGTTCACA TTGGAGGTGGTGCCGGTGGTGCAGTTGGAGGTGGTGCCGGTGGTGTAGTTGGAGGAGGTGCTACAGGTAGTGTTGGTGGCGCTGTTGGAGGTGGGGTTGGTGCCGGTGGCGCTGTTGNGCAAAGGAACAAAGGATCTTGA